ACTGCCATGGAGATGACTCTGGGACAGCCTGGCACTGCAGGGGTTTAAATTAGTAGGGTGCAGATCTGTGTGCAGGACCCATAGCCAGCTCCCTGTTGGAGCCAAGCCAGACTTAGGGAAGATCCGAATTTGAGTATGAACGTGCCAACCCTCTGGGACAGGGGAGCTTGCTGGAAGGGGGTAGGGGTGATCCTGTGTGGGAGCAAGTCTGGGGGCAGGTGGGAGTGACTGGAGATTGGCCTGAGGGGAAGACGGGTTGGTGTTGCATGGGAGAGGACCTAAGGAACCTGGAGAAGCGGTGGCTTCTGAAAGAGGGGTACCAGGCACATGGGAGATTGAGAGAGAGGCATTTCTGACTTTCCAGGGAAGAAACAGGACACGTGGTTCGTCGTGGACCCCAAGTCGGGAGAGAAGCAGACGACGCTGTCGACAGAGGCCTGGGATGGCCTGTGTCCTTCAACTCCTCTCCTCTACATCGGCCGCACCCGTAAGCCAAGCCCCCTTTCTGCTGGTTGCAGGTGCAGAGCCATAAGGCTGAGGGGCTGTTCCCTGTGTCTAGTCAGGCTGCCATCCATTCTTACTGTTGGAGGAGGTTCCCAGTTCTGGTGTGCTGGAGCGAAAGGTCCTGCTTTCCCATTACAAATGGGGAGTGGAGACCTTTGGTTACCCAATGAAAAGGGACAATCCCTGTAGCTCTTCTGATGCTCCTTGACCTCCTTGCAGGGCTTCTCCTGAGGAAGGCTCTCCTGACTATGTCATTAGGTCAGTGTTGCCTAGCAGCATTGTGGTGTGGTTCTCTTCTGAAGTAGTTAACAGAATGATCAGCATCCCGTTCCTGTTCCTCTGGCCTGTCCCGTTGGAAAGCCCCTCGTTCTGGGTAGAGTAGCCGCCTGAGTTCCAGCACAGTGGTCGTAGCTGTTCCTCTCTGATCCCCAGAATATGTCATCACCATGTACGACACCAAGTCCCGGGAGCTGCGTTGGAATGCTACCTACCATGACTACTCAGCAGAGCTCTACGACGAGGCGTACGATTACAGTGAGTCCCTGGGCACTGCAGCGTGTGTGTGGAGGCGGGTCCTGTTCTCAACTGCAATGAGGCAGTCCCAGCTTCCCAAGGGGAGAATGGTCCCCCTCACCTCCATGGTTATTAGCTCCTGTCCAGCTTTGCTTGCATATGGAGCCTTGAAGCAATGCTGTCCATGCATGGGAGGCTCTCCATTTCCAGAAGGACTGATCTGAAATCAGTGCCGCATTGGAGAGCCGTTTTCCCgcacagcagtggggggagggggagagcagtgGGGGTGTGGGCAGCCTTCGGGACTACAACTTGCCTGACTGGAGAGAGTCGGATGCTGTGACAGGGCAGGTGGCACATGTCTGTCACAAGCGCTGTGCCAGCTGATCAGTGCTCCAGCTGTGTGCAGccctcctgggctgggggagagtcAGTGACGCTTCTGAAGGGCAGACTAAAGGGCACACGTGTCTTGGAAgacatccctcacccccagcccctggggagctggggcaaTAGGATCCTCTAGACTGCCTTTGGTTTGGATTGAGGAGTCACATGGGGCGAGGACTGGGGAGGTTTGCTCCTTGCAGTGACCCAGCAAATGGTGCATGCCCCAGTAACATCAGTGGACAGCATCCCCAACCTGTCTGTAACTGGGGAGACTAAATAGTctgtgagagggggtgggggggagataaccttccccaggaaatgcgTGGCACTAGCTGCCTTGTGTCTGTGGCTAGAGATGGCTCACTTTGCGTCGAGTGGGGATGGCCTGCTGGTGACTGTGGACAAGGAGAGTGGTAATGTCCTGTGGATGCAGAACTATGGCTCCCCTGTGGTGGGGCTGTACACGTGGCACCAAGACAGTCTGCGCCGGGTCCCCCACCTCAACGTGGCCATGGAGACGTTGCGCTACCTGACCTTCCACTCACAGGACATCCGCCTCATCAAGTGGAACTACCAGTCCATGAAGGACTTCTCCACCACCAAGACCCAGCTGCTGTAGGTGTTTCAGGGGCCTTCCAGGTCGGGGCAGGAGGGTAGAAGCATGCTGGGGGGTGAACCTTGGTACCtacggggtggggatgagggtggCAACGCACTGAGGAGTGCTCTGGAGATGGAGTTGATGCTCTCTTGGGTGAGAGGACAGTGGCTCCCCAGGAACATGCTAGGGTTGGAATTTAAGCTAAGGTAAATGAAATGCTTTTCCTGCCCCTCTCCATCTTGGAAGGAGCTGGCTGTGTCTCAGAACCAGGGGTGTGGCTGGGGGTCCCCCAAGCCTGTTTCTCTGGGAGGTCTCACTGCATTCATGTTGCTCGGTTTGTCCCATGCGGTGGCACAGGCTGGGACTGACTCTGTCTCTACACCACAGGCCGACACTCTACGTGGGGAAGCATGCAGCCAGCTTCTACGCCCTGACCTCCTTGGTCCACGAGAGCGTGGCACTTGTGGTAAGTGTCCCATATCTCCTCCTGCCCCCTACATGCCCTTGACTGGCAAGGCAAGTCGGTGTGAGTGCCACATCTGCCCTGCCTGATACTTACTGATCTGTCtgactcctccagccccaggggatCACGCTGGCCAGGATCGATGGCCCCACCACAGATGATGTGACAGTGAGAGAGTCCGGCGAGTGTGAGATCACACCAAGCACAGATGTCAAGTATCCGCAGGGCAGCATGAGCTCCCTGCACAACGAGTGGCTCCTCataggtgagggctccagggcgGGACAGGGCATTCCCTGTCCCGTTGCTCCTGGAGACTGTCCCAGTGAGGAGGAGCCGGGCTTGGGGATGTTCTTTACTGTGGCAGAGTAACCTGCTTTGCCTGGTACTTTAAATGAAACCTGTGCTGTGATCTGCACCCACAAGACACTGCAATGACTGAGGGCTGGGATTTGCTTTCCCAGGAGCTAGTTTCACTGCATCCTTGGCTCCTTGCCAGGGACAGCTTCCTGTGCAGGCATGGGGGGCAAAATCTCTGCAAAGCGAGGCTCACAAACCTACATGCAAGTGAATAGATCGTTGCACCCAATGTGTGTGCACAGATATCGTGCCTGGGGAATAGCAGCTGCAAACAGGAGGTGCGTGTACTCACCCCAATACTGTGAGCACAGTCGTGATGTCAAGTGAACAGGTCTGCACcggcatgtttgaaaatttggcccatgttGTAAAACAGCAGCAGGGTAACTGCAAGTGGTCACACCGGGCGAGTGGGGTCAGGCCTTGGGCTGAGGAGTTTCTAAAGAGGTCTCTGCCTAAGCTGCCACTAAAGGAGGTCTGGTGTGGGACACGCCTCCTCCAGGGTCTGAGGCCATGGCCTTTCAGGGATCCTTGCCCACGCCCAGGGATTGAGCCAGCAGGATGTTGCTCTGATTCTCTTAATGCGTGAGGCCCAGATGTTTCCCATCCTGGCAGACACGCCCATGCTGTGTGTCTGGCTGGGGCCCCTGCTGGGCTCAGTTTGGAGCTGTGAGCAGACTGAGGTGTGATTGTGTGGTCAGGTGAGCGCTTTCTCTGTCCCACAGGGCACCATGAGCTGCCTCCTGTGGTCCATACCACGATGCTAAGAGCCTTTCCAGAGACCCTGCGGAAGACTACGGAAACCATCATCCCCAAGAGCTCCCCTCCCAGGATGCTGTTTGATGATGTGAGTGGTGTGACTGTCTGGGGGGCTGCCCAAAGGTCTGTGGCACATGGGGGGCACCCAGAGGGACAAGGAGAGATGTCTTGTGTGCAAAGCAAGCTAGTGTGTCCTGGCATGTGGGGTCTGCCAGGGGGAGCGAGGAATTGGAGGCATGCTCCATGTGCATTCCTGCATGTGGGGGGAAGCTGTGGGGGATGGAGTCTACAGCAAGGGATGCCTGGGGGGCCCCGTTGGTGTAACCCATTACCCTGGCTCTGTGTTGCAGTTTCTGACCCCAAACGGCTTGGAGGATCAGGCCAGCATGGGCAGCAATGGGCGGTTCCGTTGGGACTCCACCCAGGCAGAGCAAACGGAAATCTACCCAGAGTCAGGCAGCTGGGATCTTGTGGTCACTGCAGTGCTACTGGGCGGAGGCATTCTGCTCCTGAGTTTCGGTCTCAGGGTGAGTGTTTCTTCTCTCTGTGGTGCCCCTTGCTGGCAGCTGCAGGAACTGATTGCCGCAGCAATCCCCCTGGTATGGGGGCTAGAAGTTCACTCTGGTCCCTGCTTGCCCTATTCCTTGGTACACACGGTGTCCTGGTTAGCATGGCCATACAGGATGCTGTGATGTTCCTGTCACCAGGCCCTCCCCTTGCTGCCCCAGAGGAATCGGCAGCCATCAATTAACCCTGCAGGCCTCTCCAGGGTCATATTAAGTACCTCTAAGAACCTTCTGtgtcacagctctgccagtgtccTGAGTCATGGCCTCCAGCACTCCCTGCTGCTTTAGCCCTGACTCTTCCTGCCCCACACAACTCTGCTGGTTCAAGGGCCCAGGAGAGGCgagctcagtttccccattactACACAGAGCCCACCCCCACTGGAGCTGTTTGACCCCAGGAGGGGGTTTGCTGGTTTCCTTCACTGTAATGGGGGAGGGATAATTGTCACGTTGCTGCCCTCAGGGTGGTAATGCCACCTCGGTAGCTTCATCTGCATCACCTGCTTTTCCAAGAAACTGAGACATCCACGCTGTTTGTGTCCCAGAAACTGCTGGAGCAGCGACTGCCGCAGCAGGGACTGCTTTCCCCAGGCCAGATCTCTGGGGAGATTCTCCCGCCAAGCTCTGAGGAATCGCTGAGTGGGAGCCAGCGAACATCTTCGCAGCCATCACGGAGCTCAGGCTCATCCTCCTCACAGAAGGACCTGCCTAATGGAATGGCCGACCAGGatctggctgtgtctggagctgCTGAAGGTCTGTGCTGGTGAGGAATGGGGAGGTACCTTCTGTCCTGTGGTCCAGCTTGTGGGAGGCAGGTTGCCCATGTCCCCTCCCTCAGAGAGCGGAGGGGGCCGTGTTAGAAGGGAAAAGCCAAGGCTCGGAGGCAGCACTAAGTTCTAGAGCTCAGGTCAGGATGACGTCTTCCCCAAGGCTTTCCAGAGCAGGGCATTCAGGAGAGATGGTGCCATCCGCAGTAGGATCAGGAGGCACAGAGATGCAGAGGGGAAGGCTCTAACATCAGTGGGGAGACAGAGGAAGCTGGTGCTGGACAAGCATAGGAaataggaaggaaaggaaagtagAGATGGGGCGTGAGTGAGGGGATGGCTAGTGACGTTAATCCAATCTGCACtctctgcagctgcagagcctgatGTGACTGTAGTTGGGAAGGTTTCCTTTAACCCCAAAGAAGTGCTGGGCCATGGAGCCAGGGGAACCTTTGTATTCAGGTGAGTAGTCATCCCGTCCCCGCACCGAATGCCCTGCTTTTTGCTAATGCGAGGTCTGGTTTGGAGAAGCCACGACGACTTTCCTCCCCGGAGCTGGGAGCCATGGGGGCTTGGCCTGGCAGTAACTTGGAAGGCCCTTGCAGGGTGGATCTGGCTGGGGCCATCTGGTAATGGGGTATCGAGCTTTCCTGTCTCACCCACCTAAATCAAATCAGATGATTCCTGTTGGACTGGAATTCAGTGACCTCCGTAGAAAACAAAACGGGAAGTTACCAGTCCTGCCCCCCTTGCACTTGGCACAGCAGGCCCCCCAGCTGGCAAGCACAGCCAAGGACTGAACTCCCCTCTTGGCTGGCATCTAGACACACTGGGGAAGCCtgcgctgccctgccctgcccgggcTGCGTCTACTCCGGTGCACAGAAGGGTTCTGTTGGTTGGTCTGCCTGACGCTGAGCGGAATCCCTCAGGCTGTGGCTACAGCACCTTTCCCCAGGACCGAACTCACTCTGAAGGCCGAGGGGACTTTATCTCTCTGAGAAAAGGCTCCACCAAACCTGGcctttcccagtggctgcagagaTTTCAGCCTAGGCCCAGTTGCCCTCGTGTTTGGGGTGCGCCTCCTGATGTCACACTGGGGAGCCCTTGGGGACTAGTTCTTGGGCTAGGCCAGAACCTGGGTGGATCTCTTTGAGAGTCTCCTGTGTGTCTGGGCTGGCTGGCCTGTGGGCAGGGTGTGATGAGGGCTCTCTCCTGATCCCAGGGGTCAGTTTGATGGCCGGAACGTGGCTGTTAAGCGCCTTCTGCCCGAGTGCTTTCACCTCATCGACCGGGAGGTCCAGCTGCTTCGGGAGTCAGATGAGCACCCCAATGTTGTACGCTACTTCTGTACGGAGAAGGACAAGCAGTTCCATTACATTGCCATTGAGCTCTGCTCCGCCACACTGCAGGAGGTGAGCCAGTGGGCCGCTGCTGCAAGGTGGCTGTTAGCTCTGTCGCTCCTGCTGGGTGTTTGCTATGCAGTCCAGGTCCAGGGGTCCTCGTGGAACTATTTCATCGCTTGTTTGTCATCGGCTACCAATGGCCCAGTCTGCCATACTCTCACGAGAGGTAGCATGTTCTAAAGGTGTGAGTGCGGGGATGGGACCTAGGAATTCCTAACTTCCTGTGTGGCTTAGGGTAGGTTGTTCCATCTCTTTACACCTGTTCCCCCACCTGCAGAACGAGAGAGAACTGATAATGGGATAATGCTTGCCTCGCTCACGGGCGTGTGGCAAGGCGCACCGAAGATACACATCTTTACATTAGGCACCCACCTTCATTCACTTGCTTATTTGATCCCCTCTGCACTAGGTGCAGCTAGTGCTTCATCATGCTTCCTGTGCACCCGGGGCAGCTAATCTGGCACGCTCCTGTTCCCGTCTGCAAGGCCTGCAGTGAAGTGTGGTGATGGTGCCCTCTGCCATATGAACGGAGAGGTTCTGCCCGGGGAATGCAGACCTCAGACTCTAGCTTGGTTCTTTTCTTCTATTTCCCAGGATTTAAGCTGGGAAAAGACGTGGTTTATTGTTGCAGAAGGAAAAGTCCTTATAAATCTCTGACTCTGGTAAATGCAGTCCTGGGTGAACTTCCTCTTTGGTTTTTCTCTCATCTGTTGTTAGTATGTGGAAAGCCCCAGCTTTGATCGTCGGAACCTGGATCCAGTGTCCCTGCTGTATCAGACCACATCCGGCCTGGCACACTTGCACTCCTTGAACATAGGTGAGGGAGCGCTTTGCCCCCAGTTTTGGTTGGGATGCCTGTTGCCTTAAAGCAATAGGTTCAGTTCTAGTGAATTGTCTGTGGAAGGGAAATTCTCCAGCCCAAAATCCTGGTGCAGAACTTGAATCCACAGCCTGCAGAGGCAGGACTGCTGCTCACTGACCCACGCTGTGTGGCAGCATTGGTGGCATGCAGGTTACCCCGTGGTGATGCTCTAGCCTGGCACACCTGCACTCCTTGAACATAGGTGAGGGAGCGCTTTGCCCCCAGCTTTGCCTCCGGCTGCACGGCCTCTTCTGCACGTAACTCCAGCTCACTTTGGAGGATATTTCTTTCAGTTCATCGTGACCTGAAACCCTGCAACATCCTCATCTCTGTCCCAAACAGCCACGGGCAGATCCGGGCTGTCATCTCGGACTTCGGCCTGTGCAAGAAGCTGCAGGGGGGACGGCACAGCTTCAGCCTCCGCTCTGGAATCCCAGGCACTGAGGGCTGGATCGCACCGGAGGTGCTGCGGGAGAACCCAAAGGAGAACCCTGTGAGTGTGCTGTTGCCATGTCCCCTCAGCCCTGCTTGCTGTGCACATTTTCTGTCCTTGCAGCTTCCTCCCTTGCACCTGCAGAGGATTATTTATTCTGCCCACGTCGAAGGTTCTAATTCTCTGCTTTGctggaaggcagtgaccatgCTGGGCAtcctggagggaggcagggaggcagctgccctcagagctggtgcCTCAGTCACTGCTAGAGAATCAGATAGTTTGGCAATAGGGATTGGGAAGTGCTTGTGTTGGCCCCCGTGCTACTGGTCCATGTGGGTGTCTCTCATTCCACAGGTGCCTCTGGGGGCTGGAAGCATGGTTCATAAAACCCTGCACCTACTGCTGTTAACTTAAAAAGCCCCTCAAAAGTCACAAATGTCAGCTAGGGGCCCAGCTCCCAtatgagcctttgaaaatctcctctcaGTATTTCTACTACAGTGTCAGCCAAAGGCTGCAGTCAGGATCAGGTTCCCATTGCGCTGGGGCTGCACAGACCGtagaaagagacagtccctgctccaaagagcttccagAGAGAACTATTTGCATACATCCAGCAGTTCTGTTAAACTCCCTTCTGCAGAGGAGAGTCTGGTCCCAGCAAGCAGCTCATGCCTATCAGAAGAGAGACCACTAGGTAGTCATTCTTGGAGCTCAAACTAAGGGGTTGCCTGGCTAAATCTTTAGCCAATCAAGTGTTCGTGTTCAGAAAGAGAGACAAGGAGGAAGTTCAAAGGCCCTCCCACCAATGCTGAGCACTCCCATGGCCCTGGTTGTGTTTTGCAGACGTGTGCAGTGGACATCTTCTCAGCTGGCTGCGTGTTTTACTACGTGGTATCAGGTGGGCAGCACCCCTTCGGGGACAGCTTGCGGCGACAGGCTCATATATTGTTCGGCACTTACCAGCTGGCATGTCTCTTGGAAGACACTCATGGTAAGGACCCTTCTCTGAGGCTGTCTGAATGTTTATAGAGCTCCCAGCCCTGTAGAATCTGGATGCTGCAGTGCTGCTCTGGCCCGGCTCCTCtgcagcaccttccatctgaggatctcaaatcactttgCAGATGTTGCTTTATTCTAGCCTCGCTAGCCCCtgtgaggcaggcaggcaggtcaGTACTGCTAACCCTGTTTTACAGCTagggaacctgaggcacagagagactaaatgaccagcctgaggtcacccaggaagtcatGACAGAGCCCGGTTTCCTGATTCGCTGTCCCATGCTGCAGCCACAGGACCAGCATTTTAGGTGCCCAGAGATAGAGACTGCACGTCCCCAGCAGCAGATCTGGAACCCTAGAACAATGGGAGAGGCCTGTTAGGTCATGACTAGTCCATTCCAATGGCCAGCGGTGGATTATCCCCAGCAGTGCTGTAGCTAGTTGAGTTGTAAATGTCTCGAGCAGTGGGGTTCCTCCCTGGCAGATGACTCCACAGCCTACTAGACCTCGCTAGTATTTCCAGCTACTTGTCTGAAATGTTCCTTTGCCCCATAGCTTGCCTATGGGGAGGTATTGGTGAGTCTGGTGCATAGAAGGAGCCAGacatattttgttgtatttcatGGTCTTGCAATGATCTGGGGTTCAGTCCTGCACATGCACGTTCCCTTTCTGGGAATCCTACTGGGAGTATGCAGGACTAAGAGAGTCAGTAATATGATTGGAGCTGTGATTTGTAGCGAAAGCTCTGGGCTCGAGGTGTGGACAGCTCCCTTCAACCCCAAGGGTGTTAGTAACCTGCTCTCTTTCACGCTCACATCCAAGACAACATTGTTGCAAGGGAATTGATTTCAGTGATGATCAGCAACGAGCCCCAGGAGCGCCCATCGGCCCCGCAGGTCCTCATGCATCCCTTCTTCTGGAGTCGTGAGAAGCAGCTGCAGTTCTTCCAGGTGAGAACCCTCTGGTTGAGCAGGGTGGATCCCAATCCTTCTGTCCCCATTTCCAAATTCAGCAATTAAAGCTCTATTCTGTGACATCAGAAAACAAGCTGGTGTTTTTCCTGAAGCCTGGGATTCTCAGTTGGCCTCAGCTGGTTTGGTGCTCTGTGGTTATAAAATCCACCCCCTGCAATGAATCTGCCTTTTTGTGAGCAGGGCTTCTTCTGTTCCGGGATTCTTTGGCTGTGGGATCCGCTCCATGCTGCAGATTCtgagttttcatttaaaacaagcaACCAACATGATTTCTAGCCCTTTTGCTTACAAACATCTTAAAAAGATGATCTGAGCATAACCTAACAgtgctgtcttcctgagtctgcagcaaGCCTGAAACAaaagctctgagaggtgtgaacttccCCCTTTAGCTCAGTGAAGTATTGGCTCTGAAATCTAAAGATGACAGTTTATTTCGCTGCTGATCAATTTTtcagaaacatccagctaataTAGTGATCCCACAGTCCCAAGATGCTCCCTGTGCAATTCAAGGTGCCAAAAGCCCCAGCTGTCTCCTAGCCAGTTGTCAAATCTCCAGCGTCCCACCAATACCTTCGTTGTCAGTACAGAACTCAACAGTGCTCTGAAAACTGACAATGTGGAGAGGATCAAATAGATTGAATTGAATGCAAAAATAAACACAGACTGCGGTGCTGATTGAATCATGCACGTGTGTGTTTATAtcaataaaacacacacacacccttttaaGTTAAAAGAATTCAGGGTCCTTGCCATAGAATGTAGGTCCAGCTGTCTGCAGAGCGCAGGGCTCTCTGAGTTAATTGTAAGCCATTGACTTTCACGCAAGGAGAGTGAAAAGCTTTCTCTTGGGTTTGGGGGCAGTGACCCTGCAGAGGGAAGTACCTTGGCGTGGAGCCATCTCTCCACTAGAAAAAACAGTTTCAAATACCTCATCTCACCGtgatggaggctggggtctgTTAGGGGTCAGGTTTCTGCTAGACCTCATTGCAGCCAACTGTGGGGGGCCTTTCCCAGAatcctccagctcccagcccataGGCCGTACCTTTGGTTACAGACTCTCCTGTAGGTGGACCGTGCTGCTAAGTTCCGTTGGCACCCAGTGTTGAGCAGAACTAGCCCTACGTCCCCTTGGTGTCCATAAGCCTTTGGAAAATGTCAGCACTGGGGCTCCCCCAGTACAAAGTGAAGTTTCCATTGACTCCCCCCACCCTTCTCTGGATTTCAGGACGTAAGCGACCGTATTGAGAAGGAGCCTGCCGAGGGACCCATTCTTACTGCCTTGGAGTCTGGGGGGTGCTCGGTCGTGAGATTGAATTGGAGAGCTCACATCTCTGTCCCGCTGCAGACAGGTGAAGCTCAGGTGCCAGGCTTACTGCTTGGCAGTAACCTCACGGAGCCGTTTCATGCTGAGCCATGTGGAGCGTTTGCATGGAGCTCACCAGTGCTAGTGTCATGTTCTCATGCAGTCACTTCCTGGCAGCTGGAAATCAAATGGACTGAAACCCATGGACCCAGAATGGATGACGAATCCAGCTAGCCCTTCCCCTTGACAGGGCTTTGTTCTGCCCAGTCTTAAATGCCCCAAGCAGATCTCCCTCGGAAGATTGTCCCACTGCATCCCCCATGGGGAAATGTTCCCAGCCCTGATGCCCTGTTAGCACATTACTGCAGAGGCCCAACATTGCTGATGCTTATTTGGGTCTCTTGCTGTTTCCAGACTTGAGGAAGTTCCGAACATACAAGGGCAGTTCAGTACGTGACCTTCTGCGGGCCATGAGGAACAAGGTACTGTCACCCCCCCAGCAGCGTGCGGTCCAGTTTGCCCTGTGCAGTGACCCCGGTAATCGTGTTTAATCTGTTTCCCATGTAGAAGCATCACTACCATGAGCTGCCAACAGACGTCCAGGAGACTCTTGGGGCTGTTCCTGATGAGTTTGTTCAGTACTTTACTTCTCGCTTCCCCGAGTTGCTgcttcacacacacagagccatgcAGATCTGTGCCACAGAGAGGCTCTTCCACCCCTATTatcagcagcagccaggagacCTTGGAAACGAGTGGAGAAGCCACACCTGGGAGAGAACTTAGACTGAAGGCCG
The nucleotide sequence above comes from Natator depressus isolate rNatDep1 chromosome 10, rNatDep2.hap1, whole genome shotgun sequence. Encoded proteins:
- the ERN2 gene encoding serine/threonine-protein kinase/endoribonuclease IRE2, whose amino-acid sequence is MGGGRARPARPGRLLLGLWALAAHLAQCLAGSTVTVPETLLFVSTLDGNLHAVSKKTGDIKWTLKDDPILQVPVYVAEPAFLPDPNDGSLYILGGKNKEGLMKLPFTIPELVQSSPCRSSDGVLYTGKKQDTWFVVDPKSGEKQTTLSTEAWDGLCPSTPLLYIGRTQYVITMYDTKSRELRWNATYHDYSAELYDEAYDYKMAHFASSGDGLLVTVDKESGNVLWMQNYGSPVVGLYTWHQDSLRRVPHLNVAMETLRYLTFHSQDIRLIKWNYQSMKDFSTTKTQLLPTLYVGKHAASFYALTSLVHESVALVPQGITLARIDGPTTDDVTVRESGECEITPSTDVKYPQGSMSSLHNEWLLIGHHELPPVVHTTMLRAFPETLRKTTETIIPKSSPPRMLFDDFLTPNGLEDQASMGSNGRFRWDSTQAEQTEIYPESGSWDLVVTAVLLGGGILLLSFGLRKLLEQRLPQQGLLSPGQISGEILPPSSEESLSGSQRTSSQPSRSSGSSSSQKDLPNGMADQDLAVSGAAEAAEPDVTVVGKVSFNPKEVLGHGARGTFVFRGQFDGRNVAVKRLLPECFHLIDREVQLLRESDEHPNVVRYFCTEKDKQFHYIAIELCSATLQEYVESPSFDRRNLDPVSLLYQTTSGLAHLHSLNIVHRDLKPCNILISVPNSHGQIRAVISDFGLCKKLQGGRHSFSLRSGIPGTEGWIAPEVLRENPKENPTCAVDIFSAGCVFYYVVSGGQHPFGDSLRRQAHILFGTYQLACLLEDTHDNIVARELISVMISNEPQERPSAPQVLMHPFFWSREKQLQFFQDVSDRIEKEPAEGPILTALESGGCSVVRLNWRAHISVPLQTDLRKFRTYKGSSVRDLLRAMRNKKHHYHELPTDVQETLGAVPDEFVQYFTSRFPELLLHTHRAMQICATERLFHPYYQQQPGDLGNEWRSHTWERT